A single window of Plasmodium malariae genome assembly, chromosome: 8 DNA harbors:
- the PmUG01_08049600 gene encoding conserved Plasmodium protein, unknown function: MTSAPGLSFANLTLMLDLPQLPAIFFVNLRNNFKVLINEIKQNVIEREDIFYPHNRINLQNTKINKMGRIRKYSNNKSWLFGNPF, translated from the coding sequence atgaCGTCTGCCCCAGGTTTGTCCTTTGCCAACCTGACACTGATGCTTGACCTTCCGCAGTTACCcgcaattttttttgtgaatttaAGAAACAATTTTAAAGTTCTTATTAACGAAATTAAACAGAATGTAATTGAGAGAGAAGACATATTTTATCCTCATAATAGAATTAATTTGCAAAACacgaaaataaataaaatgggaAGAATTCGGAAATATAGCAATAACAAAAGTTGGCTATTTGGTAACCCCTTTTGA
- the PmUG01_08050100 gene encoding conserved Plasmodium protein, unknown function, with protein MHFLNILKNDRINDDTVSKSSSNLHDGNITSMNMKDGIKINVDKTNKSEDENYVDSLSMKDSHKENVDYHSVSLIERGNFVESEANLKLEPLENWSSFKCRENIEEGSGNSVSGNYGGENCSSGNCARGSRENKLSGEQSQGILNSGNMRRYNTENCVSNNRMDLLQNSRTPNNMQSYNYVSSEVPYKGVKHYERRIYFRSNSSSIVGNINRDRNRNDNSNDSNYDIYANYSNNNSNNYSSCANYTKCADYAKYTNYDNDFVFPEKKETNLITHSNNSSFGKVLINPNCNIEEEGRIHTNGVNAHNTSNALHENKENFNTDEGCTVGNRTNNSYPYQHYRNDKYLIINNKDETIGHCGYSKKEEIPNGKKSFTDEVYKNTNSRNIKLVDSFKNSNALTCSEYSYDKKGINNVVKGVENTNENHDYTFNSTQYNKDQEGNNENGTLNNNLNNLIQNCEQQSGMNYTDLVHKKKKDDNISAQNVPFRNSENVRNNENVMSAYSNVDDINMTQAKYLKGWNNNVVSTNYELLQHVKKNDYNNATYSADNKFNVYENCVNSANEVAENNLLLNQMSNKGNCSEFLRKKYLDEGKGLYYNFINSSGKMCKTGRDCPAGEEKEADSGDYEKQGREEYSSKADNVEKDKMDGSMSGGKMNGGSMNGGSMHGGSMHGGSMNGTMNGTLGGTVNGCMNGSMNATMKKEKQEKEEEKEEKEEEDESEEGKSYQYYYEKTLDFLNEEFNTSNINKINDANSMNDREMFEKTPFFKLVNFEKKLAMERNRVLNCYNEDKKQIYLNNINKDKQFSHIFVNNEKYYDAKEILAYLLPYHTFYLDGICIDSSEEGFDFLKNVQNDVMDIEACICQIKESFTTCTNPAMVWSFNKIIDRTNDQHNKRKKRKNITD; from the exons ATGCACTTTTTAAACATACTTAAAAATGATAGGATAAATGACGATACAGTGAGTAAATCAAGCTCAAATTTACATGATGGGAATATTACATCGATGAATATGAAAGatggtataaaaataaatgttgataaaacaaataagagTGAAGATGAAAATTATGTTGATTCATTATCTATGAAGGACAGTCATAAGGAGAACGTAGATTATCATTCGGTTAGTTTAATTGAACGAGGTAATTTTGTTGAAAGTGAAGCTAATTTAAAATTGGAGCCTTTGGAAAATTGGTCCTCTTTTAAATGTAGGGAGAACATAGAAGAGGGAAGTGGAAACAGTGTTAGCGGTAATTATGGGGGTGAGAACTGTAGCAGTGGTAACTGTGCTAGGGGAAGTAGGGAGAACAAGTTATCGGGGGAACAAAGTCAAGGGATCCTTAACAGTGGTAACATGAGGAGATATAACACGGAAAATTGTGttagtaataatagaatGGATTTATTGCAGAATAGTAGGACTCCTAATAATATGCAAAGTTACAATTACGTAAGTAGTGAGGTACCATATAAAGGGGTAAAGCATTACGAAAGGAGGATATACTTTAGAAGTAATAGCAGCAGCATAGTAGGAAACATCAACAGGGATAGGAATAGGAACGATAATAGTAATGATAGTAATTATGACATTTATGCcaattatagtaataataatagtaataattattcCAGTTGTGCTAACTATACGAAATGTGCAGATTATGCCAAATATACCAATTATGATAATGATTTCGTTTTTccagaaaaaaaggaaaccaACCTAATAACgcatagtaataatagttcATTTGGTAAAGTTTTGATAAATCCGAATTGCAATATTGAGGAAGAAGGGCGCATTCATACGAACGGTGTGAATGCACATAACACAAGTAATGCATTacatgaaaataaagaaaattttaacacGGATGAAGGATGCACAGTAGGAAATAGAACAAACAATTCATATCCTTATCAACACTACAggaatgataaatatttaattataaataataaagacGAAACTATTGGGCACTGTGGttatagtaaaaaagaagagataCCGAATGGGAAGAAAAGTTTTACGGATGAAgtgtataaaaatacaaacagtagaaatattaaattagtagactcttttaaaaatagtaatgcATTAACATGTTCAGAATATTCTTACGATAAGAAAGGTATTAATAATGTTGTGAAGGGTGTGGAAAATACAAATGAAAACCATGATTATACGTTTAACTCAACACAGTATAATAAAGACCAAGAGGGAAATAATGAGAATGgtacattaaataataatttaaataatttaattcaaAATTGTGAACAACAAAGTGGTATGAATTACACCGATTtagtacataaaaaaaaaaaggatgacAATATAAGTGCGCAGAATGTACCATTTAGAAACAGTGAGAATGTAAGAAACAACGAAAATGTTATGAGTGCATATAGCAATGTAgatgatataaatatgacCCAGGCTAAGTATTTAAAAGGATGGAACAATAACGTGGTGAGTACAAATTATGAATTGTTACAACACgtaaagaaaaatgattACAACAATGCTACTTATAGCGCggataataaatttaatgttTATGAGAACTGTGTTAATAGTGCTAACGAGGTAGCTGAAAATAACCTTCTACTTAACCAAATGAGCAATAAAGGTAATTGTTCAGAATTTTTACGCAAGAAATATTTGGACGAAGGAAAAGGTTTatactataattttattaacagtTCAGGTAAAATGTGCAAAACAGGTAGAGACTGCCCAGCTGGTGAGGAAAAAGAAGCAGATTCGGGCGATTATGAAAAGCAGGGTAGAGAGGAGTATAGCAGTAAAGCTGATAACGTAGAGAAGGACAAAATGGATGGAAGCATGAGTGGAGGAAAAATGAATGGAGGAAGCATGAATGGAGGAAGCATGCATGGAGGAAGCATGCATGGAGGAAGCATGAATGGAACTATGAACGGAACTTTGGGAGGAACTGTGAACGGATGTATGAACGGAAGTATGAATGCCAcgatgaaaaaggaaaaacaagaaaaggaggaagaaaaagaggaaaaggaAGAGGAAGACGAATCGGAAGAGGGGAAAAGTTATCAGTACTATTACGAAAAAACGTTGGACTTTCTTAATGAAGAATTTAACACGAGCAACATTAACAAGATTAACGACGCTAATTCTATGAATGATAGAGAAATGTTCGAGAAAACACCCTTTTTTAAACTagttaattttgaaaaaaagttAGCCATGGAACGAAATAGAGTTTTGAATTGTTATAATGAagataaaaaacaaatttatttaaataacataaataaagataaacaGTTTTCtcatatatttgttaataatgaaaagtaCTATGATGCAAAAGAAATTTTAGCATACTTGCTTCCATATCACACTTTTTATTTAGATGGTATTTGTATAGATTCATCAGAGGAAGGTTTtgatttcttaaaaaatgtacagaATGACGTTATGGATATTGAAGCGTGTATTTGCCAAATCAAGGAATCTTTCACCACATGCACAAATCCAGCAATG GTTTGGAGTTTCAATAAAATCATCGACAGAACAAACGATCagcataataaaagaaaaaaaagaaaaaatataacagatTAA
- the PmUG01_08050300 gene encoding conserved Plasmodium protein, unknown function, whose translation MIYSSKIWKTVARKSRGIIQNEGLSRFMSFEKRNTKSTHVYVKRKIYNYNNYNNSSSHSNSTRNSNSVSNSSRNSNNNNNCYYVRKNANGTNGGGNKSAFFQKKVLPFKKGLEKENYFKRTKIYYIEKNIFFIFGCFTSLYSVFVYDFFTNRYLQIFANFFFLIFHVSKHTVNMLACAIHILFILFQICVLFFKCNINLR comes from the coding sequence ATGATATACAGCAGCAAAATTTGGAAAACAGTCGCACGGAAAAGTAGAGGaattatacaaaatgaaGGTCTTTCGAGATTTATGAGTTTTGAAAAGAGGAATACGAAAAGTACTCATGTATACGTGAAGAggaaaatatacaattataataattataacaatagtAGTAGTCACAGTAATAGCACTAGAAATAGCAATAGCGTTAGCAATAGTTCTAggaatagtaataataataataattgttattATGTTAGAAAAAACGCAAATGGTACAAATGGAGGGGGAAATAAAAGCGCCTTTTTTCAAAAGAAGGTTTTACCTTTCAAGAAAGGgcttgaaaaagaaaattattttaaaagaactaaaatatattatatagaaaagaacattttttttatttttggttGTTTCACATCATTATATAGTGTATTTGTTTATgacttttttacaaatagATACTTACAAATTTTTgcaaatttcttttttttaatttttcatgttAGCAAGCACACAGTGAATATGTTAGCTTGCgccatacatatattatttattctttttcaaatttgtgtattattttttaaatgcaaTATTAATTTGAGGTAA
- the PmUG01_08050200 gene encoding conserved Plasmodium protein, unknown function produces the protein MVKILLQGQKFFDTNSKVLNIKKNYICFQRNLIRDNVVKKETPKFEQKPLGSYPVPPEAEMMWRNRHTAYGGYIQQTVSPFQQKIMYPFWHMALARWWAKFSSYLWWWIWPFAITNLILCKMFYDSKKYVQQKHWY, from the coding sequence ATggtgaaaatattattgcaGGGTCAGAAATTTTTTGATACAAATAGCAAGGtgctaaatataaaaaaaaactacatATGTTTTCAAAGAAATTTAATACGAGATAATGTAGTTAAAAAAGAAACCCCCAAATTTGAACAGAAACCATTAGGATCATATCCTGTACCTCCTGAGGCAGAAATGATGTGGAGAAATAGACACACAGCATATGGTGGGTATATTCAACAAACAGTTTCTCCCTTTCagcaaaaaattatgtaccCTTTTTGGCATATGGCTTTGGCTAGATGGTGGGCAAAATTTTCTTCCTATTTATGGTGGTGGATTTGGCCATTTGCAATCACaaacttaattttatgtaaaatgttCTATGACTCGAAGAAGTATGTGCAGCAGAAGCATTGGTATTGA
- the PmUG01_08049700 gene encoding conserved Plasmodium protein, unknown function, whose product MIGPCRGNFFINLLKSPFNDQKNCNMFITKSYGTIWKRQYGMVNIERLNCINEKKSMDRKIFTQCRNITSSSRVQLNKNNERDFFEGEPLNRTLGGYGYPMMFIVTYDKPSWQPFWENDCEVIPRDEFGVPASIPPEISTQIKHTYYVPPQFYTFLKKLGDDTEELRPYMIKLIKGEFTYDDYQEMFYKFAKPLKIFRKKIPVPYRSAEEMANEEEMKWQSAWYTYRQKVLAEYNVTMCLREFILYMTVGLYFAYLWLDALRQYRLDMKLFYLEAPEHKINWVKPRGDLV is encoded by the coding sequence ATGATAGGCCCATGTAgaggtaatttttttataaatttgttaaaaagtCCATTTAATGATCagaaaaattgtaatatgTTTATCACAAAAAGCTATGGAACGATTTGGAAGAGACAATATGGTATGGTAAATATTGAGAGATTAAATtgtataaatgaaaagaaaagcaTGGacagaaaaatttttactcaGTGCAGAAATATTACTAGTTCTAGTAGAgtacaattaaataaaaataatgaaaggGACTTTTTTGAAGGGGAACCATTGAATAGAACATTAGGAGGATATGGGTACCCCATGATGTTTATTGTTACATATGACAAACCAAGCTGGCAACCATTTTGGGAAAATGACTGTGAAGTTATACCTAGAGATGAATTTGGAGTACCAGCTAGTATACCTCCAGAGATATCAACACAGAttaaacatacatattatgTACCACCacaattttatacatttttaaaaaaattagggGATGATACAGAGGAGTTGAGAccatatatgataaaattaattaaaggAGAATTTACATATGATGATTATCAAGAAATGTTTTACAAATTTGCAAAAccgttaaaaatatttagaaaaaaaatacctgTCCCTTACAGGTCAGCTGAAGAAATGGCAAATGAAGAAGAAATGAAATGGCAATCCGCTTGGTATACCTACAGACAGAAAGTTTTAGCAGAGTATAATGTTACAATGTGTTTAAgggaatttattttatacatgaCCGTTGGattatattttgcttatttgtGGTTAGACGCATTAAGACAATATCGTCTGGACATGAAACTCTTTTATTTGGAAGCACCagaacataaaattaattggGTCAAACCAAGGGGTGATTTGGTATAG
- the PmUG01_08049800 gene encoding FAD-dependent glycerol-3-phosphate dehydrogenase, putative has protein sequence MLKKVLIGSSSLGIISVGSIYLLKINFHKNMIDKDVVYKYSTIANRNEMVNRLKNNHFDILIIGGGATGGGLALDCATRGIKCALVEKDDFSSGTSSKSTKLLHGGIRYLENAVKNFDLSELYFVWEALGERAHTMKIAPFMSRPVPIVMPIYKLWQVPYFAYNIKIYDLLADLVCYFDKVVPNSRYIQKVNTMEHFPLLKKENLKGSLLYYDGQHNDSRMNINLVLTSAMDEYVPGQIGATICNHMEVIGFIKHEQSQKIIGVKVLDKINNKEMEIYAKIIINATGPYGDVVRKIANENRKPMIQLSVGCHFILPKWYSSKNNGFIIPKTSDDRVLFILPWEHSTLVGTTDEHRKLEDNPKIQKKDIDFLAKELSKYIELSEEEIRNDIKAAWCGFRPLVREAKKGVASSATSDTGSTNASSSTLTTTTTSGDNKGIMKSELVGGKLEGVSEEELQNKHNVETHEISRSHEIIEDDNGLISILGGKWTIYRKMAQDTIDYVVAKHKDKIKTKYNCRTKFLMLIGSHDSNGNIKLDDLTYGCSKLSKNLVQKYEQLDYETANHLVSNYGYLSEKVCEIAKELNLFTKIDSTKPYIEAEIVYATRYEFASTISDIIGRRLRLGFIDTQVSNQAIKRIAKLLKNELKWSDDQMNKNIDEAEKYISSLSLN, from the coding sequence ATGCTGAAGAAGGTGCTCATCGGTTCTAGCAGCCTGGGTATAATATCGGTTGgaagtatatatttgttgaagataaattttcataaaaatatgattgaTAAGGATGTAGTGTACAAATACAGCACGATTGCAAATAGAAATGAAATGGTAAATAGATTAAAAAACAAtcattttgatatattaataattggAGGTGGTGCAACAGGAGGAGGGTTAGCTTTGGATTGTGCTACAAGAGGGATCAAGTGTGCATTAGTAGAGAAGGATGATTTTTCAAGTGGCACTTCATCCAAATcaacaaaattattacatgGAGGTATAAGATATTTAGAAAATGcagtaaaaaattttgatttatCTGAATTATATTTCGTATGGGAAGCATTAGGTGAAAGAGCACATACAATGAAGATTGCACCATTTATGTCTAGACCAGTACCAATAGTTATgcctatatataaattatggcAAGTTCCATATTTTgcatataacataaaaatatatgatttgtTAGCTGACTTAGTGTGTTACTTTGATAAAGTTGTACCCAATTCTAGATATATACAGAAAGTAAATACAATGGAACATTTccctttattaaaaaaagaaaatttaaaaggatCTCTGTTATATTATGATGGTCAACATAATGACAGTagaatgaatataaatttagTACTAACTAGTGCAATGGATGAATATGTACCTGGACAAATTGGAGCTACGATATGTAATCATATGGAAGTAATAGGTTTTATAAAACATGAACAAAGTCAGAAAATTATAGGTGTTAAGGTAttagataaaattaataataaagaaatggagatatatgcaaaaattataattaatgcTACAGGTCCATATGGTGATGTTGTTCGAAAAATAGCTAATGAAAATAGAAAGCCAATGATACAATTATCAGTTGGATGCCATTTTATATTACCTAAATGGTattcttcaaaaaataatggaTTTATTATACCTAAAACAAGTGATGATAGAgtccttttcattttaccCTGGGAACATTCTACTCTTGTTGGAACAACAGATGAACACAGAAAACTTGAAGATAATccaaaaattcaaaaaaaagatatagaCTTTTTGGCAAAGGaattatcaaaatatattgaacTCAGTGAAGAGGAAATAAGAAATGATATAAAGGCTGCCTGGTGCGGTTTCAGACCCCTGGTCAGGGAAGCCAAAAAGGGGGTGGCGTCTAGTGCTACGAGTGATACGGGTAGTACTAACGCGAGTTCGTCCACCTTAACCACTACCACTACTTCTGGTGATAACAAAGGGATAATGAAAAGTGAGTTAGTAGGAGGAAAGCTTGAAGGGGTGAGCGAAGAAGAATTGCAGAACAAGCATAACGTCGAAACGCATGAGATTTCGAGAAGCCATGAAATTATTGAAGACGATAATGGATTGATAAGTATATTAGGAGGGAAATGGAccatatatagaaaaatggCACAAGATACCATTGATTATGTAGTAGCTAAACAtaaggataaaataaaaacaaaatataactgCAGAACGAAATTTTTAATGCTTATTGGTAGTCATGATAGTAATGGTAATATAAAACTCGATGATTTAACTTACGGTTGTAGTAAATTAAGTAAGAATCTTGttcaaaaatatgaacaactTGATTATGAAACAGCGAATCATCTAGTCTCAAATTATGGCTACTTATCAGAAAAAGTGTGTGAAATAGCTAAAGAGTTAAATCTTTTTACCAAAATTGATTCTACCAAACCATATATAGAAGCAGAAATTGTTTATGCTACTAGGTATGAGTTCGCTAGTACCATTTCTGATATTATTGGAAGGAGACTGAGGTTAGGATTTATTGACACCCAAGTGTCAAATCAGGCTATTAAAAGAATTGCAAAATTGTTAAAGAATGAACTTAAATGGTCCGATGACCAGATGAACAAGAATATTGATGAAGCTGAGAAGTACATTAGTTCCTTATCCCTCAACTGA
- the GRX1 gene encoding glutaredoxin 1, putative, translated as MGCNNEAVKKFVQKIIDDNIIAVFSKTECPYCIKAITILKGYNPNSMHVEQIEKNPNMADIQAYLKDLTGKSSVPRIFINKEFVGGCDDLVKENEEGKLQERLKKVGILS; from the exons ATGGGATGCAACAACGAGgcagttaaaaaatttgttcaaaaaataatagacgATAACATTATTGCTGTATTTTCGAAAac CGAGTGCCCATATTGTATTAAAGCTATAACAATACTGAAAGGATATAACCCGAATAGCATG cATGTAGaacaaattgaaaaaaatccAAACATGGCTGATATCCAAGCCTACTTAAAGGATTTGACCG GAAAAAGCTCTGTACcaagaatatttataaataaagaatttgTTGGGGGATGTGATGACTTG gtaaaagaaaatgaagagGGAAAACTTCAAGAGAGGCTAAAGAAGGTTGGTATACTTAgctaa
- the AHA1 gene encoding activator of Hsp90 ATPase, putative, whose protein sequence is MAGSVWNRNSWHWEEKNYSKWGESYIKYKLNNLKLETEQLSIYFDKFDITGNASVSVRKGKQINSFEYDIKFSWFYLKTTENKECSGGNVEILDFSICSVEDNDYEINVQMNEDKEESRKAYDILRKEGKEKIKNALKGFPSDLLKHDTDESNKETKIKGDEEEKLQNIKTQNNNENERHNIGVNNINNNTDQEKKEGSVWNINNYHWEEKCLTKWAKEELKNILDKTKIELSNNILLEFFCSEVEGEASSSLRKKKKILIYDLKVSCEWKAFKKNKNNGIEMETKGHVSVNEIISDYSSDDENKYKYNFVFDNTISECMHINHVVKMEAPSKIEKVIDEFISKMRDK, encoded by the exons ATGGCCGGGTCTGTGTGGAATAGAAATAGCTGGCATTG ggaggaaaaaaattatagtaaatGGGGTGAGtcttatattaaatataaattaaataatttaaaacttGAAACGGAGCAGCTGTCTATTTATTTCGATAAATTTGATATAACAGGGAAC GCTAGCGTTTCGGttagaaaaggaaaacaaatTAACTCCTTTGAATATGATATAAAGTTTAGTTggttttatttaaaaacaacagaaaataaagaatgtTCTGGTGGGAATGTAGAAATACTGGACTTCTCAATCTGTTCAGTGGAA GATAATGACTACGAAATTAACGTTCAAATGAACGAAGACAAGGAAGAATCGAGAAAAGCATACGACATACTAAGAAAGgagggaaaagaaaaaataaaaaatgcacTGAAAGGATTTCCATCTGATCTTTTGAAACATGATACAGATGAAT CAAATAAGGAgacaaaaattaaaggagatgaagaagaaaaattgcaaaatataaagacACAAAATAATAACGAAAATGAACGACATAATATAGgggtaaataatataaacaataacACTGAccaagagaaaaaagaagggTCCGTAtggaatattaataattatcacTGGGAGGAAAAATGCTTAACAAAATGGGCaaaagaagaattaaaaaatatattagataaaacaaaaatagaaCTAAGTAATAACATTcttttagaatttttttgttcagaGGTAGAAGGAGAAGCTTCTTCTagtttaagaaaaaaaaaaaaaattttaatttacgATTTAAAAGTTAGTTGTGAATGGAaagcatttaaaaaaaacaaaaataatggGATTGAGATGGAGACAAAAGGACATGTAAGTGTCAATGAAATTATTTCTGATTATTCTTCAGATGATGAAAATAAGTACAAGTATAATTTCGTTTTTGATAATACCATTTCCGAATGTATGCACATTAATCATGTGGTGAAAATGGAAGCTCCAAGCAAGATAGAAAAGGTAATAGATGagtttatttcaaaaatgagGGATAAGTAG